One region of Polynucleobacter sp. SHI8 genomic DNA includes:
- a CDS encoding ABC-type transport auxiliary lipoprotein family protein, whose protein sequence is MKTKLLILAMLFLGLEACSIKQPPLEISHWRLMPQRASATKNTQIKYWVTQGTISVTSPFDTKSLVYRLDEQKYEKDFYNDYVTLPSDMMATATRQWLNDAGIFQFAVGNSNALLPVYLLQGTVDELYTDFRAGQTPAAVIKLEYYLSNADGLKKNNVIFRKKYQQREPISDNSAKSIARAQQNALARILAELEEDLSKEAINFPKH, encoded by the coding sequence ATGAAAACTAAACTTTTGATTCTGGCCATGCTTTTCTTAGGCCTAGAAGCCTGCTCGATTAAGCAACCCCCACTAGAAATTTCTCATTGGAGATTAATGCCACAGAGAGCTAGCGCTACTAAAAATACTCAAATTAAATATTGGGTTACGCAAGGCACCATCAGTGTTACCTCTCCATTTGATACAAAATCACTCGTTTATCGTTTAGACGAGCAAAAGTACGAAAAAGACTTTTATAACGACTATGTCACCCTCCCCAGCGATATGATGGCAACTGCAACCCGGCAATGGTTGAATGACGCCGGAATATTTCAATTTGCGGTTGGTAATAGCAATGCATTGCTGCCGGTTTATCTCCTTCAAGGAACCGTTGATGAGTTATACACCGATTTTAGGGCTGGCCAAACACCAGCCGCAGTCATTAAGCTTGAATACTACCTAAGTAATGCCGATGGCTTGAAAAAGAACAATGTGATATTTAGAAAAAAATACCAACAACGTGAGCCGATTTCAGATAATTCAGCAAAAAGTATTGCTCGGGCTCAACAAAATGCTTTAGCGCGGATTTTGGCTGAACTAGAGGAAGATTTG